From the Pomacea canaliculata isolate SZHN2017 linkage group LG14, ASM307304v1, whole genome shotgun sequence genome, one window contains:
- the LOC112555186 gene encoding uncharacterized protein LOC112555186 — translation MAAVMLVTLSVLFVVVENEVIERTSTGHIYERAGDNTTAKMCYRIISLFPPNLRNHIDDTYTDKYSSEEKIRFENNVTHTDQPAAVNTSDDQVEGFHSVHWDFNLQDCDKSWQTYRVRGNTGTIQIVYSPVTDSQLHSTFLSCNFELEVPPRMVAHVLVIKRLKLISLLVSRYSMRKTDLYLVKKSFFSQMNLSHTRVSSGLSWISVTDMLFNLCLNFTAVPEVSRPKLVIHFISTTKGCIETSQLSENIEWVPFVNTWTDLVAPEDHVILINIQALYKNKECFLESKLFSVIFHTEVNFTEYKICELLKNTYTEPLIYHEGVRVQYKSFATFDRPFFRIQFSFHHVSALPVQLSEGRWNCSAVRWEDMQHHFPCNFVSNCVGGEDEAGCWSGDGTCSPGTLQAGGRCFSLSRTEQQVVSWNLANNWCQQRGSRLPSLTTRHVWDAVVDLCHKIDKLHVFYVGARSAPPTIPAMYQNSWIWSDGTIAHFIKFKTFMKSVLKPRHLH, via the exons ATGGCGGCAGTAATGTTAGTAACGCTCTCTGTACTCTTTGTCGTCGTTGAAAATGAAGTCATTGAACGAACCTCAACGGGTCACATTTATGAGAGAGCGGGAGATAATACTACGGCAAAAATGTGCTACaggattatctcccttttccctCCCAATCTACGTAATCACATCGATGACACGTATACTGACAAATACTCTTCTGAAGAAAAAATCAGGTTTGAGaacaatgtcacacacactgaccaACCTGCTGCTGTCAACACATCTGATGATCAAGTTGAAGGTTTTCATTCAGTTCATTGGGACTTCAATCTTCAAGATTGTGACAAGAGCTGGCAAACTTATAGAGTGAGGGGGAACACAGGCACCATACAGATTGTTTATAGTCCAGTCACTGACTCTCAACTACACTCCACTTTTCTATCTTGCAACTTCGAGCTGGAAGTTCCTCCGAGAATGGTGGCTCATGTTCTTGTGATTAAAAGGTTGAAATTGATATCACTTCTAGTATCACGCTATTCGATGCGGAAAACAGATTTATATTTAGTAAAgaagtcatttttttcccaaatgaATTTATCACATACTCGAGTATCGTCAGGTTTAAGCTGGATATCAGTAACCGATATGCTCTTTAACCTCTGTCTAAACTTCACGGCAGTCCCAGAAGTTAGTCGGCCAAAACTTGTTATTCATTTTATCTCTACGACTAAAG GCTGCATAGAAACATCACAGCTGAGTGAAAATATAGAGTGGGTTCCTTTTGTAAACACATGGACTGACCTGGTGGCACCTGAGGACCACGTTATTCTTATTAACATTCAAGCtctttataaaaacaaagaatgctTCCTTGAATCTAAActattttcagtaatttttcaCACAGAGGTCAACTTTACGGAATATAAGATCTGTGAATTACTTAAGAACACATACACTGAACCACTTATTTACCACGAAGGTGTACGTGTGCAGTACAAAAGTTTCGCCACATTTGACCGGCCCTTCTTCAGAATACAGTTCTCGTTCCACCACGTGTCGGCACTACCTGTTCAGCTGTCTGaaggcaggtggaactgctcggccgtgcgatgggaggacatgcagcatcacttcccgtgtaactttgtgtctaactgtgtgggcggcgaagatgaagctggatgctggtcaggtgacggcacgtgcagcccggGGACATTGCAGGCTGGCGGCCGATGCTTTTCACTTTCTCGTACAGAGCAGCAAGTAGTGTCATGGAATCTTGCCAATAACTGGTGTCAGCAGCGAGGATCACGGCTGCCAAGTCTGACCACAAGACATGTGTGGGACGCTGTGGTAGACCTGTGTCACAAGATTGACAAATTGCATGTATTCTACGTCGGCGCCAGGTCAGCTCCTCCTACAATACCCGCGAT GTATCAGAACAGCTGGATTTGGTCTGATGGTACGATCGCACATTTCATAAAATTCAAGACATTTATGAAATCCGTTTTAAAACCCAGACACTTGCACTAG